The following proteins are encoded in a genomic region of Anomaloglossus baeobatrachus isolate aAnoBae1 chromosome 6, aAnoBae1.hap1, whole genome shotgun sequence:
- the LOC142244100 gene encoding uncharacterized protein LOC142244100 — translation MDSYTNWNKEPKDFEGKMTSSLLEKEHLPKLKTSFYVMGSTFLLLCFIFVIVYMLHQGTIANDVNEQTREIQHSRRPRGSDTRNLLTEDITDNSVEITGNICMGYGTKCCIELHFIHDTDIILHAIAGPKTRFTQLQGEYVHNNKTGTWECSPTDVLYWNIEIRGDEPAVWSGDITNDMIAKGKFGRSKTEILLKTQVFGKILDPSLLSITEGDKDWVKTWNFQITREPVQVQVSVVFTVTNTIVPEIRVSPQTVHNKVNTLPIMLKCNTRLKLPSESLLTWTKNSSFLGSFLNSPTNVIHRGQIGNIRWMDDTFIFSIENPSSRDSGIYQCCVETKTHYRHCKDVSVNIWSAAESACTDTRFMPSTPFQINQFQSKSLLRDGEFMTMVWTFNMSHWKISTRFPQCQSHLINMEMGIEQWFGKRTAQTRSKRGVLEGILGGIGTVGSLTNAMNIQTLKSDLDNIGFIGGKGVKVQKSLNQLLEKMVMNTAAVLGSSVSHLQDATLALVESTHETQVAKACLEIQVEYSSNLKLIAQALQSGITPLGILRNLPVEYDFALNHTDLWVNKWLGCERNICVGTSLIPVIGREGTIVPVTVLGIPVSNTQQVFYQLQYTDFAFDGVNTEQVDISSCLHFVSKVMCLPGQDKVIYHSCFHNHSSCHARIETVQTLHDLVTPVSPTKICFQVMSETEKVSVYYSACVHKENLPMGLYCIEGDVRSLSKKEGSFNITSIGKRNLTAFPIQFNLSQINDFPWDMWTSEIKKDKGLLDLLTKQLKEAEIIFRHEQGELSDIEHEWNGMSGRTWWKSFSTSVHSWSQSSFQSAVGNVLFNPIIIIFLLVLMCIIYQVFVMCRIQKIYRNIKIEMKKEDNILRGMLNRKVTF, via the coding sequence atggattcctatacgaactggaataaagaacctaaagactttgaaggaaagatgacatcaagccttctggagaaagaacatcttcccaagctcaagacaagcttctacgtgatgggatctacgttcctgctgctttgctttattttcgtcattgtttacatgttacatcaaggaacaatcgccaatgatgtgaatgaacagactagagagattcaacattctcgaagaccaagaggatcagatacacggaacttactgacagaggacatcacggacaattctgtggagataacaggaaatatctgcatgggatatggaacaaaatgttgcattgaattacatttcatacacgacacagacataatattacatgcgattgcaggacctaaaactagattcacacaattacaaggagaatatgtacacaataataaaacgggtacatgggaatgttctcctacagatgtactatactggaacatagagatcagaggtgatgaacctgctgtatggtccggtgatattacaaatgacatgattgcaaagggaaagtttggaagatccaaaacagaaattttgttaaaaactcaggtttttgggaaaattctggatccttctttactctccatcacagaaggagataaagattgggtcaaaacatggaatttccagataacacgggaacctgtgcaagttcaggtatctgtagtgtttaccgttactaacactatagttccggaaataagggtttcaccacagacagtacataataaagtaaatacattacccataatgttaaaatgtaacacaaggttgaaattgccttctgagtctttgttgacatggaccaaaaattcatcatttttgggaagttttttaaacagtccaactaatgtcattcacagaggtcagattggtaatatcaggtggatggatgatacgttcattttttccatagagaatccatcttccagggactctggaatttaccagtgttgcgttgaaacaaagacacattacagacattgtaaagacgttagtgtgaatatttggtcagcagcagaaagtgcatgcacagacacgaggttcatgccgtctactcctttccaaattaatcaatttcagtccaagtccttattaagggatggagaatttatgacaatggtgtggactttcaatatgtctcattggaagatctctaccaggtttcctcagtgtcaatcacatctcataaacatggagatggggatagaacaatggtttgggaaaagaacagctcagactaggagtaagagaggagtgttagaaggaattctgggaggaattgggacagtgggaagtctgactaatgccatgaatatacagacacttaagtcagatttggataatattggttttattggaggaaaaggtgtaaaggttcagaagagtctgaatcaacttcttgaaaagatggtaatgaatacagctgctgtactaggctcttccgtgtcacatctacaggatgctacattagctctcgtggaaagcacacacgaaacacaagtagctaaagcgtgcctggagatacaggtagagtactcttctaatttaaagttgattgcacaagctttacagagtggaattactccactgggaatactgcgaaatttacctgtagagtatgattttgcattgaatcatacggatttgtgggtaaataagtggttaggatgtgaacgaaacatttgtgttggcacatcgctaatcccggtgattggaagagaaggaactattgttcctgttacagttttgggtatacctgtgagcaacacacaacaagtgttctatcaactgcagtacacagattttgcatttgatggagtgaacactgaacaagtagacatttcttcatgtttgcattttgtttctaaggtgatgtgtttacctggacaggataaggtgatttatcattcatgttttcataatcattcttcttgtcatgcgagaatagagactgtacagacactacatgatctggtgactccagtaagtccaactaagatatgttttcaggtcatgtctgagacagagaaggtttctgtttactattctgcttgtgtacataaggaaaacctacctatgggtttgtattgtatagaaggagatgtgagatctctttcaaagaaggaaggaagttttaatatcacttctataggaaagagaaacttaacggcatttccgatacaattcaatttatcacagataaatgattttccttgggatatgtggacaagtgaaataaagaaagacaagggtttgttagatttattaacgaaacagttaaaggaagcagaaattatattcagacatgaacaaggtgaattaagtgatattgaacacgaatggaatggaatgtcaggtagaacttggtggaagagttttagtacatctgtacattcctggtctcagtcatcttttcagtcagcggttggtaatgttttatttaatcccatcataatcatatttttattagttttgatgtgtattatatatcaagtttttgtgatgtgtagaattcagaagatatataggaacataaaaatagaaatgaaaaaggaagataacattcttagaggaatgttaaatcgcaaggtgactttttga